The following is a genomic window from Mixophyes fleayi isolate aMixFle1 unplaced genomic scaffold, aMixFle1.hap1 Scaffold_4100, whole genome shotgun sequence.
TTGATAgctgaaaactattttttttgtttcccatTAACCCCATCCCACAGCCCAGCCTTTTCTCTGCCACGACAAAGTACAAATATTTCCAGCATGTAGGCACTTCGTAGACCAATATCACAATACTTGTGCTAATATTAGTGATCAAGCAAAAATGTGGGCTATGAGCACACAGCTCATCTATGttgcaatataatatatgtttataacACAGATGGTTTTCAGCATAGGCCTTTCAATAGGAAACGGGTTCAATATGACATAATACTTGTTCCCTGAGTGTATTACATTAGATGCCAAAGCAGTATGAACACTGAACATCTCAGGAAAGCACCGCTCCGATTTCTCACTTTGAGTTTTACTTTAGTGAAACTAAAGTAAAAACAAAGAGTGGATCATCTATTCCAACTACATCCTTAGTCAAGACGGCACTTACAGAAACAAGCATAAGTCCATTATATTTGATTAGGGAAAAATAAGATAACCAATTGTTTTTAATAGCATGGGTCTAAAGTAGCAATTACGCTTTAATACAACAGTGACTGAAAAGCACCATATATTGCAGACAACTCACCAGCCAACTCTTTCGCAATGCGAGCTGCTTCCTCTTGTTTCTTTTTCTCCTCAGCTTCTATCCTCCGATCCTCTTCAGCAATTGGCTTTAAATATCCTGGATAAATAAAGATGACAAATTATTAGgaacctaaaaataaaaaaaaaatgtatgaaaagttGAAGTCAAATAATCCACTGGTTTCTGGAATGTTTAATCTATCAAAAATATGAACACTGTGGGTTATAGTTATTCATCACAATGCCAGAGCATGGAATCTCTGTATgcatgtttgtttttcattttcaacaATATTGGCAATAGCACATTGTCCTGAAACTCTTCCCACTACAACATTTTAGCATTTTTACATATGGAACTTTAGATTCTGTTATTGCTTTCTTTAAACCTTTATTTGACAAACATCGAACATTTTCAAGGATATTTTTTTGTAGCACTGTATTTATACACCATCTAGTGATCAATATAGGGACTTCAGAAACAAAAGTTGGCTATTGCTAACTTTCCAAGGAAAGGATAAAAATGTAAACGTTATTACATTAAAGTAATTTGACATGCATGTTGCTTGAGAACATTGCCAAATCAGGGGTTAAAAATAATGCCACGACTGAAAATTTTAAAGACAATAGAATTTATAGTTTAAAGCTTACCATATCGTGAACTTCCATATGCAATCCCAAGCAATAATGCAGAATATCTGGTaaactttattaaaagaaaaaaaaaaaaagaaagttaagtGTTTCACCTTTAGAATAAGCAACATTCCAGACACcgctaggggcatattcaattgttagcgagacgggtgaaaatcctgcgctcgaaaaaaaaaaaaaaaaaacccgcgctcgtttttttaaaaaaaaaacccactcaattcaattgttaacattgcatccaccccctcgcgctctattattggtcctagcgagtttgaaatgaggagtggttaaggcagtcattttagtataaaaaaaataaaaagaaaattaatgcaatcaagaagggctccagcactgcaaaggagattgggtccctacactgcaatcaagaaggaccccagcactgcacaagagaatgggcccctacactgcaatcaagaagggtcccagcactgcaagcaacaatgcctcCCCCCCTGGACtgcagatttaaagattttacaagcaggtacattttttgccatttacaaacatttcttgaacactggccaagtatggacatttgtaaggtacaaatatttgtgggacagtgggcaagccggacatttcttcgagggtacaaatatttgttgggactttgcgtaaatgagtgtgtgtaggtaaagcatcagaaaactgaggatttcgtccatggtgagtattttggttttttttgtttttaataaaaatctatggtgtacatgagggtgtttactgtatttcttggggttttattatttttaataaagatttgtggttggaatgagggtgttctgcttttatttaacattttgctttgtggaactacagatcacagccagccgtgggcgtaagagcattttggcacttgtggttctacaagtgcaaacatgcactgggtgccatgggtacgctggtgcttgtagttagacaagtagcagcatgcccacactatttaggccaacatggctggctgggacatgtagttccacaagtcccccccaaaaaaaaatttcatacaaaatccccatttattaccctactacccacagcccaggggtagtgggaagagccctagtactaatggcactgggctgggtgtccctaggaggGTGggccgcttacatttttcagcggaccacactccctagggaatccaggccagcgctgaacagtctgtgggtgtttagtcattatggccgtgggacccaaactgcgttctcccccccccccccgctatagtgcctatcacctcggttggtttgcctagtgctggttcaattaaaatagggggaaccctacgtaaaaattttcaaagattttaaaacacacacagcaatagcctgccagcactagggttaagactaaatagagtggggagcaaatgtttttggttttaataaataaataaacatgctacttttcacaatttagattagagctgactgaggtcaggcacaaccacccccccttaaaaaaaaaaataaagtttaaatacatgcaccactaatggatttttttaaaggaggaacttttaaaaaattattaattattacacttttattaaaaaaaaatagtatttttcagtttttaggttatttttatgaacttttacacctattttttcagtttaatgtatattttccttaacttaaaaattattttttttctttgagcagaccaaggaggtgcgagatgaaacagcagatttgcctgtttcacccacagcgttaaaaaacaattgaatagctttttccgctgagcgttcgcatccagcctatactttaacattgacaaacgtttggagcgcgataagaccgcttcggtgaaaaaaaaaataaaaaaaaatgattagaattgcgggagacgtttccgcgctcgaaaataagaaaaaaaaaaaaaaaaaaaaggacttaactcgctcgaaattacaaactcgctaacaattgaataccccccctagagTTTTACAGTATAatgcacattttatattgttcatAAACTTAAAATGGCTCACATAAAGTATTGGTCAAACAAGAGATTCTCCCCGGCAAGAATAGCAAAACAGTGGTATGCCTAGATAGTTTTTTCAAAGGGGATATGGCTGCCTGCCAGAAGTCAACTGAATTGACTTGGCATCTACACTGTTGCAGTGTTCCCAACAACAGTCCTGTTCCATTTGAACAAATTGTTGTGTTGCAACTAAATGGATTCCAGGAGGGGTACCACACTGTTCTGATAGTTGGAACGTCACTTTTAAATTACttatttctaaaataaacaatatcttTAGTGACATGACAGcccataacaaaacaaaaacacagcaaatacaagcagtatgtttaaaaataaataaaacactggcATTAATACTTATGAAGGCTTGTATATTATTGAGCTAGATAATGTACGAGATTCAACTGTTTGTACGTTTTATTAAGCATGACCAGTGTGCCATCTGTTCTATTGCTTTATCATTTAGATAACGCAGCCTTTGCttagaaaaacatttttgataGGATTAGCATCTGAGTGTACCAAGTGAATGAAAATTCTGTACAGGATGTAATTGGAGTACATACGTACAGGCAAGGccatccaatagattgtaagcttgcaagcagggctctattacctctgtctgtatgtatgtatgacccaacattgttttattactgtttgttcccaattgtaaagcgctacagaatctgctggcactatatgttgatgatgaaggcCAATGGTTTAACAGTAACATGTTGCACCTTGTGATCTTTTTCTGACCTAAATCAGATCTATTTACGATTGCGTGTGACTGTATATGACGCAACTGCTCAATACATATTTCATACTTTTACACACAGCTAACACTTTATTTCCTTTATCACTGGGTATCATATCTTAGATACTGAATACATGTGAAGAaagttttgaaaaataatatacatatgctTCAGGAGAGCATGCAACTACGCATATAGCCTTAATGTATCACAACAGAGTGCCCTATTTTGTGCTAGTTTTCTTTCACACGTGTTGGAAATTTCCAATCAAGTTAAATTGTGATTGAAGAAAACTGGAAAATTGGGCACATTAAGGTCACTTGGATTTCACCATGATTACTTTTCAATAAGCACCCTCAATGAATAGCATCACTCACCATTAAAAATGGTGCATAGTTATAAAAATTTCCCAATCAGAACATTGCACAGGATATATTTTACTTCGTTCACTGCAACCGGAAGAGCGAGAGCGCTTCTTACATTGCTCAATACCACTATGGAAACTGGCTAAGACTGGATAATGCATGAAAAGttcaaatgttattttacaaaattatttttctgGAGTTCTATACTGGCAGATGTCACTGGGATTAGCAATGTTCATGCAATGTGCGTATTACATTGTTGCCAAGTTTGTTTGGTACTGTGATGAAAAAGCAAGAAAAGCTAGATAATAGAGGAAGAAACAACCTAAATAAACCATTATTATGTTAGACATCttcatcacacatacatatagttAACTTGCTTGAACTGCTTTAGAAATGTCAATTAATTGTAGGCAATAGGGTGGGAAGAACAAAAAACTGAGATACATCAAGTTCACATAGCCCCAAATCTAACTGATCTCCTGGATGACATGTACTTAGCACTACAGGGTGACCCTACAGGCCGCATCCCTAATGTCACCTTCACTCATGTCCCAGGCGTGCCACTGACCTCCCAGCTCGATGGGGTCTccagagggaaggagagaggagcTCTGTACCGGGCTCCCTAATACCCGGGACTCACCTTGATGAGCGGGGACACTTGTACCGGTGGAACCATCTTGTCTCCTCCAAGTGACACTACGTGCGCAAGGCAAGCTGGGAACAGAGGGCGGAACCTAAAGGCGTCTGTCTTATGTCACCGGAAGCGTGCTTGTAGCGCCCCGCCCCCATGATCACATG
Proteins encoded in this region:
- the ATP5ME gene encoding ATP synthase F(0) complex subunit e, mitochondrial; protein product: MVPPVQVSPLIKFTRYSALLLGIAYGSSRYGYLKPIAEEDRRIEAEEKKKQEEAARIAKELAGELSAIYGAFQSLLY